The segment AATGCCTCATTGCACGGAAGAGTCCCGACAGCGCGAGATCGGCGATCTGGTGATCTACTCACTCCCGAACGCCGCCGACCGTTTCTCGGCGTCGTCCTGACTCGGTATCCCGGACGACGGGGATGAGTGTGATCAGGAGACGAGGCTACGGGTGATTGTAGTAGCGGAGGACCATGAGGACATCCGGTACGTGCTGAAACGCTCTCTGGAACGGGCCGGGCACCGGGTTGTCGCGGCGGCGGACGGAGCGGCAGCGCTGGCTGCGATCCGGGAGCACCGGCCGGATCTGGTGGTCACCGATGTCGACATGCCGTTCATGACCGGGCTGGATCTGTGCCGGGCGATCCGGGCGGACGATGATCTGCGGCACATTCCGGTGGTGGTGGCCAGTGGGTCGCTGCTGCCAGGGGACGGCCGGGCCGAGGATGCCGGGGCGTCGGCGACGCTGCTGAAGCCGTTCGTGCCCGCCCAGCTGCTGGCGTTGATCGCGAAGCTGCTGCCGGCCTGAGCGAGTCCGGAGAGACGGCTCAGTCGCGGCCGTGGGCTCGGGCGTGCCGCCAAATCTCCGATTCCTCCAGGGACGGTGGCGGGCCGCCCATGCCGGGCAGTTGGGCGGCATTCATGATGGCCGCACGCTCGGCGAGCGCACGCTCCAGTGCGGCACGGACCGCCTCGTCATCGGCGGAGGTATCCGAGTCAGCCGAGCCGGCGGCGGAAGCAGCGGCGGCGGAGGCCGAGCCGGCCACTGAGGCAGCGGCGTCGGGAGACGCGGCGGAGGCCGCGGGATCGGCGGAACTGCTGGTCACGATGGACTCCTCAACAGGATCGGGTACCGGCGGAAGGATCGCCGCCGGGAGGGTGAAGTGGAAGCGCGTACCCCCGCCGGGGTTGTCGGCCACGCCGATGTCGCTGCCGTGACGTTCCAGGATGCGCTGGCAGATGGCCAGGCCGAGGCCGGTTCCGGCGTAGCCGGCGGCTTCCTCGGTGCGGTGGAACGAGTCGAAGATCCGGGGTTTCTCGGCGTCCGGAATGCCGATGCCCGAGTCGGCGATCTCGATTCGCACCCGGCCATCCGCCTCGGCGGAAGCGGTCACCGAGACCTGGGGCACGGTGCCGGGACGGACGTATTTGAGGGCGTTGCCGACCAGGTTGTCCAGGACGTGCCGCAGCATGCCGGGGTCGGCCTGGACCGGCGGCAGCGGGCCAACCGTCACCTGCGGCGCCGGCTGGTCGTCGCGCAGGTGCGCGACCCGCTCCTGGACCACGTCGCGGACCAGGGCGGAGAGGTCGACCGCGGTCAGGCGCAGCGGGGCGTGCCGGGCCGTGGTGTACGCGAGCA is part of the Actinoplanes sp. NBC_00393 genome and harbors:
- a CDS encoding response regulator, producing the protein MIVVAEDHEDIRYVLKRSLERAGHRVVAAADGAAALAAIREHRPDLVVTDVDMPFMTGLDLCRAIRADDDLRHIPVVVASGSLLPGDGRAEDAGASATLLKPFVPAQLLALIAKLLPA